TCAGAATGTGCTGGGGTGAGTTTTTACATAATAAATGAGAAGCTTAGAAATTGTAATTTTAATATTTTCTTTTCTCATGATCTATTAATACCTCAGGATGCCACTGGGTAAACATTATCTAACTGACTAACTTTTCTGTGATGATATGTGGAAGAAGATGTGTCTGAAGTAAACAGAGGAACTGGCCTAGAgttagtcctgtctggtataattagtggtcaagactggacaaggagggttggataaactcctctgtatgaagatgagtcctgtctggtataattagtggtcaagactggaccaggagggttggataaactcctctctatgaagatgagtcctgtctggtataattagtggtcaagactggacaaggagggttggataaactcctctctatgaagatgagtcctgtctggtataattagtggtcaagacaggacaaggagggttggataaactcctctgtatgaagatgagtcctgtctggtataattagtggtcaagacaggacaaggagggttggataaactcctctgtgtgaagatgagtcctgtctggtataattagtggtcaagacaggacaaggagggttggataaactcctctgtatgaagatgagtcctgtctggtataattagtggtcaagactggacaaggagggttggataaactcctctgtatgaagatgagtcctgtctggtataattagtagtcaagactggacaaggaggattggataaactcctctctatgaagatgagtcctgtctggtataattagtggtcaagactggacaaggagggttggataaactcctctctatgaagatgagtcctgtctggtatacttagtggtcaagactggacaaggagggttggataaactcctctgtatgaagatgagtcctgtctggtatacttagtggtcaagactggacaaggagggttggataaactcctctctatgaagatgagtcctgtctggtataattagtggtcaagactggacaaggagggttggataaactcctctgcaTGTGGAACAGGTGTGACTATTTATCATGTGTAACAATCaaacctccctattggctgtgtgTTCCACATTCTAAAGTAGAACCATCATTTTACTTGCTGAAATATTGTCCAGAAATGACCTCATTGGACAGAAAGGGGAACTCCTCCCCACACGCATGTTAAACAAATATAATATAAACAAAGGATTCCTGTAGTTTCATGAAATAAGAAATTGATTGATAGTATATCATACGTCATACAAGCCAACATTAAAGGCAACACTTTATGTAAACAGTTAGCAAATAAACGTCCACATCTTTAAATCACAACTACAAAGGTAATTTTACAAGAAGTAAAATAGTGTGACCTGCTTCAGCTGTTTAACATTTTTATGGTGATTGAAGTAACATTTTGTTTGTCTTAAGTGAAGCAGTCATTTTAAATATTTTCCATGAAGGTAAGGTAGACTGGGGAACAAAGTAACACAGGGTCAGTTGTAACAGATAAATAAGTCCAATTAGAAACCAGGTAGAAAGCTCTTATTCAATGTGATAATGGTTGGTTAGTGTCTCTACATGACCAAGAGGTTTTGTTTAAAAAGGTGTTAGAGGCCCTAATGTAAATTTACTTGCCGCCTCTCCTTTTTTAAAGTATTAACCTGTGGAACATTCGTCTACTAGGTCAATTGTAACATTTAATTCCTTTCCACTTGGTTGAATTGTAAATGACTGGTAGTATGTCCAAGGAGCATACTTAGTGTGTAATGGTAGCTGAGATATGTTGTTAGTATAAAAATATGATTCCTCCAACTTAAATAATATTTTCATAATAAACTAAAGTCTAAAAGTGTTAGTCTGTTCCCCAGTCTCCTCTACTCTTACTGAGAAAAGGCCTCAACTGAAGAATCTACAgctgctgagtctgaggtgttaatcagtccagtgctgCTCTGACCACAGTGTTGTTAGGAACCACATTTTCTAACTCTACATACACAGCCTTGTGTCAACTCTTACTGTGAACTACTTCAGTTACTGGAAATATGTCCCCCAACAACACCAGTAAATGAAACATCCATTATATGCCTTGGTTTACAGGAAGTGTGTTAGAGGCTAAATCAGAGGTGGAAAGTTGATTGACATTTGATTGCCtccatttcattcagttggacacatcttcctccattttaattttttattttttttatttcacctttatttaaccaggtaggctagttgagaacaagttctcatttgcaactgcgacctggccaagataaagcatagcagtgtgaacagacaacacagagttacacatggagtaaacaataaacaagtcaataacatggtagaaaaaaagagaatctatatacaatgtgtgcaaaaggcatgaggtaggcaataaatcgaataattacaatttagcagattaacactggagtgataaatcatcagatgatcatgtgcaagaagagatactggtgtgcaaaagagcagaaaagtaaataaataaaagcagtatggggggtgaggtaggtaaattgggtgggtagtttacagatggactatgtacagctgcagcgatcggttagctgctcggatagcagatttttaaagttgttgagggagataaaagtctccaacttcagagatttttgcaattcgttccagtcgcaggcagcagagaactggaaggaaaggcgtccaaatgaggttttggctttagggatgatcagtgagatacacctgctggagcgcgtgctgcgggtgggtgtagccatcgtgaccagtgaactgagataaggcggcactttacctagcatagccttgtagatgacctggagccagtgggtctgacgacgaacatgtagcgagggccagccgactagggcatacaggtcgcagtggtgggtcgtataaggtgctttagtaacaaaacgaatggcactgtgataaactgcatccagtttgctgagtagagtattggaagctattttgtagatgacatcgccgaagtcgaggatcggtaggatagtcagttttactagggtaagtttggcggcgtgagtgaaggaggctttgttgcggaatagaaagccgattcttgatttgattttggattggagatgtttgatatgagtctggaaggagagtttgcagtctagccagacacctaggtacttatagatgtccacatattctaggtcggaaccgtccagggtggtgatgctagtcgggcgtgcgggtgcaggcagcgaacggttgaaaagcatgcatttggttttactagcgtttaagagcagttggaggccacggaaggagtgttgtatggcattgaagctcgtttggaggttagatagcacagtgtccaaggaagggccggaagtatatagaatggtgtcgtctgcgtagaggtggatcagggaatcgcccgcagcaagagcaacatcattgatgtatacagagaaaagagtcggcccgagaattgaaccctgtggtacccccatagagactgccagaggaccggacaacatgccctccgatttgacacactgaactctgtctgcaaagtagttggtgaaccaggcaaggcagtcattagaaaaaccgaggctactgagtctgccgataagaatatggtgattgacagagtcgaaagccttggccaggtcgatgaagacggctgcacagtaatgtcttttatcgatggcggttatgatatcgtttagtaccttgagcgtggctgaggtgcacccgtgaccggctcggaaaccggattgcacagcggagaaggtacggtgggattcgagatggtcagtgatctgtttgttgacttggctttcgaagaccttagataggcagggcaggatggatataggtctgtaacagtttgggtccagggtgtctccccctttgaagagggggatgaccgcggcagctttccaatccttggggatctcagatgatacgaaggagaggttgaacaggctggtaatagggggtgcgacaatggcggcggacagtttcagaaatagggggtccagattgtcaagcccagctgatttgtatgggtccaggttttccagctctttcagaacatctgctatctggatatgggtaaaggagaagctggggaggcttgggcgagtagcagcggggggggcggggctgttggccaaggttggagtcgccaggaggaaggcatggccagccattgagaaatgtttgttgaagttttcgattatcacggacttatcagtggtgaccgtgttacctagcctcagtgcagttggcagctgggaggaggtgctcttgttttccatggactttacagtatcccagaactttttggagttagagctacaggatgcaaatttctgcttgaaaaagctggcctttgctttcctgactgactgtgtgtattggttcctgacttccctgaacagttgcatatcgcgggggctcttcgatgctattgcagttcgccacaggatgtttttgtgctggtcgagggcagtcaggtctggagtgaaccaagggctatatctgttcttggttctgcattttttgaacggagcatgcttgtctaatatggtgaggaagtaacttttaaagaatgaccaggcatcctcaactgacgggatgaggtcaatatccttccagggtacccgggccaggtcgattagaaaggcctgctcgcagaagtgttttagggagcgtttgacagtgatgaggggtggtcgtttgaccgcggacccgtggcggatacaggcaatgaggcagtgatcgctgagatcttgattgaagacagcagaggtgtatttggagggcaggttggtcaggataatgtttattagggtgcccatgtttacggatttagggttgtacctggtgggttccttgatgatttgtgtgagattgagggcatcaagcttggattgtaggactgccggggtgttaagcatatcccagtttaggtcacctaacagaacaaactctgaagctagatggggagcgatcaattcacagatggtgtccagggcacagctgggagctgaggggggtcggtagcaggcggcaacagtgagagacttatttctggagagattaatttttaaaattagaagttcgaactgtttgggcatagacctggaaagtatgacagaactttgcaggctatctctgcagtagattgcaactcctccccctttggcagttctatcttgacggaaagtgttatagttgggtatggaaatcccagaatttttggtggccttcctaagccaggattcggacacggcaaggacatcagggttggcagagtgtgctaaagcggtgagtaaggcaaacttagggaggaggcttctgatgttgacatgcatgaggccaaggctttttcgatcacagaagtcaacaaatgagggtgactggggacatgcagggcctgggtttacctccacatcacccgaggaacagaggagtagtaggatgagggtgcggctaaaggctatcaaaactggtcgcctagagcgttggggacaaagaataaaaggagcagatttatgggcgtggtagaatagattctgggcataatgtgcagacaggggtatggtggggcacgggtacagcggaggcaagcccaggcactgggtgatgataagagaggttgtatctctggacatgctggtctcaatgggtgaggtcaccgcatgtgtggggggtgggacaaaggaggtatcagaggtacggagagtggaactacggggtccattgcaaaccaaaacaatgataatgataactagcctgaacaacagtatgcaaggcatattgatatttgagagagacatacaataaggcataaagtgattgcaggtcttgattgggagagctagctaaaacaacaggtaagataacagcagcaataacagggtgctagtctaacacagcaacaacaggtaaaaatggcgacgactaggcagagagggtcggattaactacacacagatcctgagttaaagcacagagccgacagataaaacacaaataaacagaatggagtaccgtgaattaatggacagtcaagcaggcatcagctatgtagccaagtgatcatagtgtccagggggcagccgtagatggagcagggaggcctccactaagctagcacgcggcgtttaaagttagtagcccgggggttggtctgctcagacggagggggtctgctcagacggaggccggttgagggcacagcgggtggggtattcgtctgcagaccagacgtggtcgtgtcgacagagaatccaagccggatggcgatggcgaaagagaggttgtgaaattgtagaattgtgtttgctaactggtgctagcttcgtggcagtggcgctagctgcgctagttgcaagctagctgtgaggatcagaagtagtggctcagggattacggcaggaatccggcgttgttgtcgagagacagtccgatgctggtaaattggtgagtaatatccaggctaataacagggctggtgtctgtgcagaaggtaaaagctgctagcagcggcaaaaaatggctaaattagcttgtagctgatttaGACCAGTTGTGATGGATTGGCAGGGCTCTGTGTCGGCAAAAaaaggtccaggccaattggcaaaatatgtATTGTAGCACAAGAATTAGCCGgaggacctcttcggctagccgggagattggcctagctcgaggctagctcaaggctaactgttgcttgcttcgggacagagacgttagccaggagtagccactcagattgcagctagctatctgatccggtgtaaaggtccagagcttgcggtagtaATCTGGAGAtttggtagagaaaaagcagtccgatattctctgggttgatatcgcgctgtgcagactggcatgtATTGACCAAGCtgaggctggctggtgtccgagttaacggtAAAGACCACTAGCAGTGACTAACTGATAACTAGCTAgtagttagttagctggctagcttctgatgggggttccggttctaaagtataaaaatagcagatccgtaccacattgggtcttgggggttgcaggagagtatattcagtccgtagatggaaagtgagattaaaatataaaCGGAAAAAACGAGGAAAACGATtatttacacgggacaagacaaaacacacgtccgactgctacgccatcatCTTCATTCAATtagacacatcttcctccgtttcattcagttggacacatcttcctccgtttcattcagttggacacatcttccacTGTtccattcagttggacacatcatcctccgtttcattcagttgtaaacatcttcctccgtttcattcagttggacacatcttcctccgtttcattcagttggacacatcttcctccgtttcgttCAGTTGGACACACCTTCCTctatttcattcagttggacacatcttcctccgtttcattcagttgtacacatcttcctccgtttcattcagttgtacacatcttcctccgtttcaatCAGTtgtacacatcttcctccgtttcattcagttggacacatcttcctccgtttcattcagttgtacacatcttcctccgtttcattcagttggacacatcttcctccgtttcaatcagttggacacatcttcctccgtttcattcagttggacacatcttcctccgtttcattcagttggacacatcttcctccgtttcattcagttggacacatcttcctccgtttcattcagttggacacatcttcctccgtttcattcagttggacacatcttcctccgtttcattcagttggacacgtcttcctccgtttcattcagttggacacgtcttcctccgtttcattcagttggacacgtcttcctccgtttcattcagttggacacgtcttcctctgtttcattcagttggacacatattcctccgtttcattcagttggacacatcttcctccgtttcattcagttggacacatattcctccgtttcattcacatttacatttacatttaagtcatttagcagacgctcttatccagagcgacttacaaattggtgcattcaccttatgatatccagtggaacaaccactttacaatagtgcatctaactcttttaagggggaggggggggttagaaggattactttatcctatcctagttattccttaaagaggtggggtttcaggtgtctccggaaggtggtgattgactccgctgacctggcgtcgtgagggagtttgttccaccattggggtgccagagcagcgaacagttttgactgggctgagcgggaactgtacttcctcagcggtagggaggcgagccggccagaggtggatgaacgcagtgcccttgtttgggtgtagggcctgatcagagcctgaaggtagggaggtgccgttcccctcacagctccgtaggcaagcaccatggtcttgtagcggatgcgagcttcaactggaagccagtggagagagcggaggagcggggtgacgtgagagaacttgggaaggttgaacaccagacgtgctgcggcgttctggatgagttgtaggggtttaatagcacaggcagggagcccagccaacagcgagttgcagtaatccagacgggagatgacaagtgcctggattaggacctgcgccgtttcctgtgtgaggcagggtcgtactctgcgaatgttgtagagcatgaacctacaggaacgggtcaccgccttgatgtgagttgagaacgacagggtgttgtccaggatcacgccaaggttcttagcactctgggaggaggacacaatggagttgtcaaccgtgatggcgagatcatggaacgggcagtccttccccgggaggaagagcagctccgtcttgccgaggttcaacttgaggtggtgatccgtcatccacactgatatgtctgccagacatgcagagatgcgattcgccacctggttatcagaggggggaaaggagaagattaattgtgtgtcgtctgcatagcaatgataggagagaccatgtgaggatatgacagagccaagtgacttggtgtatagcgagaataggagagggcctagaacagagccctgggggacaccagtggtgagagcacgtggtgctgAGACAGATTCTCGCatcgccacctggtaggagcgacctgtcaggtaggacgcaatccaagcgtgggccgcgccggagatgcccagctcggagagggtggagaggaggatctgatggttcacagtatcaaaggcagccgataggtctagaaggatgagagcagaggagagagagttagctttagcagtgcggagcgcctccgtgacacagaagagcagtctcagttgaatgactagtcttgaaacctgactgatttggatcaagaaggtcattctgagagagatagcaggagagctggccaaggacggcacgttcaagagttttggagagaaaagaaagaagggatactggtctgtagttgttgacatcggagggatcgagtgtaggttttttcagaaggggtgcaactctcgctctcttgaagacggaagggacgtagccagcggtgaaggatgagttgatgagcgaggtgaggtaagggagaaggtctccggaaatggtctggagaagagaggaggggatagggtcaagcgggcaggttgttgggcggccggccgtcacaagacgcgagatttcatctggagagagaggggagaaagaggtcaaagcacagggtagggcagtgtgagcagaaccagcggtgtcgtttgacttagcaaacgaggatcggatgtcgtcgaccttcttttcaaaatggttgacgatgtcatccgcagagagggaggaggggggaggagggggaggaggattcaggagggaggagaaggtggcaaagagcttcctagggttagaggcagatgcttggaatttagagtggtagaaagtggctttagcagcagagacagaagaggagaatgtagagaggagggagtgaaaggatgccaggtccgcagggaggcgagttttcctccatttccgctcggctgcccggagccctgttctgtgagctcgcagtgagtcgtcgagccacggagcaggaggggaggaccgagccggcctggaggataggggacatagagagtcaaaggatgcagaaagggaggagaggagggttgaggaggcagaatcaggagataggttggagaaggtttgagcagagggaagagatgataggatggaagaggagagagtagcgggggagagagagcgaaggttgggacggcacgataccatccgagtaggggcagtgtgggaagtgttggatgagagcgagagggaaaaggatacaaggtagtggtcggagacttggaggggagttgcaatgagattagtggaagaacagcatcttgtaaagatgaggtcaagcgtattgcctgccttgtgagtaggggggaaggtgagagggtgaggtcaaaagaggagaggagtggaaagaaggaggcagagaggaatgagtcaaaggtagacgtgtccattcagttggacacatcttcctccgtttcattcagttggacacatcttcctccgtttcattcagttggacacatcttcctccgtttcattcagttggacacatcttcctccgtttcattcagttggacacatcttcctccgtttcattcagttggacacatcttcctccgtttcattcagttggacacatcttcctccgtttcattcagttgtaaacatcttcctccgtttcattcagttggacacatcttcctccgtttcattcagttggacacatcttcccccGGTTCATTCAGTTGTACACATCTTcccccgtttcattcagttgtacacatcttcctccgtttcattcagttgtatACATATCTGTAATGTATGTTAAATCTTTGAGAACTCATACTAAATATTTTGACTTGCTGGTCAAGGGAAATGTAAGTGTTACTTCTTTTAGTTGTTGAGACATAGACGCTAAGCCTTGTGGGATATTAATGAATGTGAACTCAGCAACCGTAATTCCAGAACAGTCCCACTGTTGTAATAGTGGGATGTGTATCTTCTGACAGACTCTATGCTGAGTAAAGTCATGTTTTTATCCTAAAATGTTTTTCTACCAGAACCAAAGTGTGGATGCAGTCACTATTTAGAGCAGTCTAATCTCATTCACCCAGAACTATAATCTTGTGTGATTAAGTTCTGGTTCCATACGTGTCAGAAACTGGGAGTTCCGGTTCGCAAAGTCTCCACCCTCACAAAAGATACAAGTTAAAGAAGTTTAGGAAACAAATCTGAATACAATATTTCGCTGAACTTTCCCATTACATTTAAATAGTCACTACCTTTAGAGAACCAGTAAAGTTTCCAGATGTTTAAATAGTCACTACCTTTAGAGAACCAGTAAAGTTTCCAGATGTTTAAATAGTCACTACCTTTAGAGAACCAGTAAAGTTTCCAGATGTTTAAATAGTCACTACCTTTAGAGAACCAGTAAAGTTTCCAGATGTTTAAATAGTCACTACCTTTAGAGAACCACTAAAGTTTCCAGATGTTTAAATAGTCACTACCTTTAGAGAACCACTAAAGTTTCCAGATGTTTAAATAGTCACTACCTTTAGAGAACCACTAAAGTTTCCAGATGTTTAAATAGTCACTACCTTTAGAGAACCACTAAAGTTTCCAGATGTTTAAATAGTCACTACCTTTAGAGAACCACTAAAGTTTCCAGATGTTTAAATAGTCACTACCTTTAGAGAACCACTAAAGTTTCCAGATGTTTAAATAGTCACTACCTTTAGAGAACCAGTAAAGTTTCCAGATGTTTAAATAGTCACTACCTTTAGAGAACCAGTAAAGTTTCCAGATGTTTATAAAGTCACTACCTTTAGAGAACCAGTAAAGTTTCCAGATGTTTAAATATTCACTACCTTTAGAGAACCAGTAAAGTTTCCAGATGTTTAAATATTCACTACCTTTGGAGAACCAGTAAAGTTTCCAGATGTTTAAATAGTCACTACCTTTAGAGAACCAGTAAAGTTTCCAGATGTTTAAATAGTCACTACCTTTAGAGAACCAGTAAAGTTTCCAGATGTTTAAATAGTCACTACCTTTAGAGAACCAGTAAAGTTTCCAGATGTTTATAAAGTCACTACCTTTAGAGAACCAGTAAAGTTTCCAGATGTTTAAATATTCACTACCTTTAGAGAACCAGTAAAGTTTCCAGATGTTTAAATAGTCACTACCTTTAGAGAACCAGTAAAGTTTCCAGATGTTTAAATAGTCactactgtagtagtaacataagcTAGCTGAACATTAAAAATAGACTTCTAAGACAATTGCACACAATAAGGATAGGGGAGAGCAGAACAAAGGGCAACTGGACACACTAATGCTAGAACAGACACATATAGTCTGACAAATTCCACTCAGGACACATACCAGAGACACGTAGGCGCCTAGGGAAATTTGACACCTAGATATATAGTCTGCTGATTCCCTTAAGTGCATGAGACTAGACATATAGGCGCCTAAGAGAACAGCCACCATTATAAACTAATTGAAAGCAGATGGCGTTATAGGGCGTGAACAAGTAGGAAGCTTGAACTAAAGGATGATGGTGGGGAATGACTTCAGAAAGGAAACTTCATTTGCATAGGGGATGGACATAATACTATGTGTGTATAAATATAGGAAATGGACTTCTGGCGGGGTGTGTTCCGCGGGGTGTGATCCGCGGGGACATGCCAGTTGGCTGTACAGTTGTAATAAAGAGCATGTTTGAATTTACAAGTTCTGATAAGCgttgtatttgaaatgattttccACAACACTACCTTTAGAGAACCAGTAAAGTTTCCAGATGTTTAAAAAGTCACTGCCTTTAGAGAACCAGTAAAGTTTCCAGAAGTTTAAATAGTCACTACCTTTAGAGAACCAGTAAAGTTCCCACATGTTTAAATAGTCACTACCTTTATAGAACCAGTAAAGTTTCCAGATGTTTAAAAAGTCACTGCCTTTAGAGAACCAGTAAAGTTTCCACATGTTTAAATAGTCACTACCTTTAGAGAACCAGTAAAGTTTCCACATGTTTAAATAGTCACTACCTTTAGAGAACCAGTAAAGTTTCCAGATGTTTAAATAGTCACTGCCTTTAGAGAACCAGTACAGTTGCAGCCAATCAAAGCCACGTGTGAAAATAGTTAAGAGACTGAAGGACTAGAATAATGTTAAGGTCATACAtgtaacattactacctggaaatcacacctgtaacatttctacctggaaatcacacctgtaacatttctacctggaaaacacacctgtaacattactacctgctaatcacacctgtaacattactacctggaaataacacctgtaacatttctacctgctcatcacacctgtaacattactacctggaaatcacacctgtaacatttcta
This portion of the Salvelinus fontinalis isolate EN_2023a unplaced genomic scaffold, ASM2944872v1 scaffold_0766, whole genome shotgun sequence genome encodes:
- the LOC129847300 gene encoding uncharacterized protein LOC129847300 → MSTTTDQYPFFLFSPKLLNVPSLASSPAISLRMTFLIQISQVSRLVIQLRLLFCVTEALRTAKANSLSSALILLDLSAAFDTVNHQILLSTLSELGISGAAHAWIASYLTGRSYQVANRISACLADISVWMTDHHLKLNLGKTELLFLPGKDCPFHDLAITVDNSIVSSSQSAKNLGVILDNTLSFSTHIKAVTRSCRFMLYNILYLTFMENI